The region GGTAGATTTTCAGCATTATCCGGTTTCCATATATTTAAGCATAAGCAATCCTCATTATTTGTAGTCAAATATTTTTTGTCACTCCAGAATTCATGAGCGTAGAAACTGGTATTAACTTGGGGTGGCTGAGGACATGTGTATCCAAATTTTGTGGCATTATAAATTTCATCAGTTGAAAGAACCATCTTAGGTTTTTCAAATCTTTTGGCTTTAGCATAACGTATTCCTTTAAACAATTGATATCCATCGCACTGAATACCTTTTACTTTACAATAGCTTGTATCGTTGATTATAGTTTTCATTAACAACATCCTTTCTATTATTCGTATATGGTTTTGCAATTAGACTCGTACAACCTAATTTTAGGATGAAAATAAATATAATGCAAATTATTAGTTATAATGGAAACAACATAATGGCTTATTAAAAAATGATACATTTTAAGTAAGCATTTCTAACTAAGTAATAATGTTTCCATACAAGGAATTACTTACAGTTGCAGAAATTTCAGAATGTAACGATACTTAAATGAAGCCCTCATATGAGTTTATATTATTAATCAGATATATTGCTCGCACGAGGGCTAAAGGAATTTTGCGCAAAATTCACAATCACATGAAAATGGAGGATTTTAGTTAAAGATGTGGCAAAAGAGGATAAGTTTTAATAGTATTCGTAGTAAATTAATTATTAGTTTGATTTCAATTTGTGTAATCCCCTTGCTTATAGTTGGAATTCTTCTATATAATCAATCAAAAGTAATTCTTAACAAAAAATTAAGTCTTACAAGTGAGCAAACACTTTCGCAGGTAAACGATGGAATAACAGATTATGTGGATAAATTCAGAAATATTGTTATACTTATGTCAAGTAATTATGATTTTGTAAACGTTGATACGAACAATAATTTTAATTATGTTCCTGATTTACTGAAGTGTGCACAAGAAAGTGATGAAGATATACTTTCTGTTTATTATGGAACAGTTTCTGGTAAATTTGCAGTTTATCCTAATTTAAAGTTACCTGATGGATTTGATGCAACGAAAAGACCTTGGTATAAACAAGCTTTAGCAAATAGGGGTAAAACTATAATAACTTCTTCATATAAAGATGCTTTAACAGGTAAGGATATTGTTACAGTTGCTTGTACAGTAGAAAATAACGGACAAGTAGTTGGCGTTGTGGGAATGAATTGTACATTATCTACACTTGCTAATAAAATAGCTGACAAGAAAATAGGTAATTCAGGATATGTGTTTATTGCAGATGCTTCAGGGAAGTTTTTAGCTCATCCTGATAAAAAAGTAATTAATACATATGGTGCTGCAAAGTTATCCTTTTGGAATAAGGCAAAGTTAGGTGGAAGTGGATTTATTGAATATACTTATAATGGAGTACAAAAGTTTGGAGCATATGAAACTAATAAATTAACAGGTTGGAGGTTAATAGCTACACTGCCAGAAAGTGAATTGAAAAATGATACAGGTAGCATATTAATGACAACATTATTAATCATATTAGCAGCAGCATTTGTTGCGACAATTGTTTCATTTTTAATGAGTAAGGGAATGGCTCGTAATATTAAAAAGCTGCAAAAAGCATTTCGTAAAGCCTCCAGCGGAGATTTATCTGATACTGTAGAAATTGAGTCAAAAGATGAATTTGGTGAACTTGGAGAAAACTATAATTTTATGATGAAAAATATAGGTCAGTTATTGGAAAGTGCAAAGCATACATCTAATACAGTACTTGATACTTCATCAAATCTTTCAAGTATGGCTGAGGAAACAAATGCTTCAATGTCACAGGTTGCAGTAGCTGTTACTGAAATATCACAAGGTGCTAATAATCTGGCTGATAATGCACAAGAAACTTCAGAGGGTATAGGTAAGTTATCACAAAAGTTAGATAATATTGAAAAGGTTACCCATGATATGAATAATGTATCTCAGGATACTAAAGAGCTTAGTAAACAGGGAATAGATACTGTAAACATATTAATAAACAAAAATAGCGAGACAATGGAGGCTTCTGCTAAAGTTGCGGATATAGTATTTGATATGGATAATAGTGTAAAAGAGATTAGTATAATTTCAGATGCTATAAATGAAATAACAGAGCAAACAAATCTACTTTCGTTAAATGCTTCTATTGAGGCTGCACGTGCTGGGGAAGCTGGAAAGGGCTTTGCAGTAGTTGCTGATGAAATTAGAAAACTTGCAGAAGAATCAAAGGGCTCTACAGAAAAAATTAAAGTCATAATAGAAAATATTCAATTAAAAGCCGGCACAGCAGTTCAAGCTATGGAAGATAACGAGAAAATTAGTACACAGCAGAACCAAGCTGTAGAAAAAACTGAGAAGATATTTACGGACATATTACTTTCTGTAACAACTTTAAATGAGAAGGTTGAAGAAGTTAAAAAATCAATAGAAAGCATGCAGGTTCAAAAGAGGATATTTGTTGATCAGGTAGAGAGTAATTCATCTATTTCAGAGGAGACAGCTTCTTCAACAGAAGAGGTTTCAGCTTCAACACAAGAAGTTACAGCTACGATGGATCAGTTTACTGAGCATA is a window of Clostridium pasteurianum DNA encoding:
- a CDS encoding methyl-accepting chemotaxis protein, producing MWQKRISFNSIRSKLIISLISICVIPLLIVGILLYNQSKVILNKKLSLTSEQTLSQVNDGITDYVDKFRNIVILMSSNYDFVNVDTNNNFNYVPDLLKCAQESDEDILSVYYGTVSGKFAVYPNLKLPDGFDATKRPWYKQALANRGKTIITSSYKDALTGKDIVTVACTVENNGQVVGVVGMNCTLSTLANKIADKKIGNSGYVFIADASGKFLAHPDKKVINTYGAAKLSFWNKAKLGGSGFIEYTYNGVQKFGAYETNKLTGWRLIATLPESELKNDTGSILMTTLLIILAAAFVATIVSFLMSKGMARNIKKLQKAFRKASSGDLSDTVEIESKDEFGELGENYNFMMKNIGQLLESAKHTSNTVLDTSSNLSSMAEETNASMSQVAVAVTEISQGANNLADNAQETSEGIGKLSQKLDNIEKVTHDMNNVSQDTKELSKQGIDTVNILINKNSETMEASAKVADIVFDMDNSVKEISIISDAINEITEQTNLLSLNASIEAARAGEAGKGFAVVADEIRKLAEESKGSTEKIKVIIENIQLKAGTAVQAMEDNEKISTQQNQAVEKTEKIFTDILLSVTTLNEKVEEVKKSIESMQVQKRIFVDQVESNSSISEETASSTEEVSASTQEVTATMDQFTEHTSELQELAKKLQQEINKFKI